The window CGAGCCGGTGTTCGCCGAGGTCGTGATCACGCAGAACTCCAGCCACCGCGCGATGGACGCCGACGAGCTGGCCGGTATCGCCGTCGAGGTGTTCGGCGACGACCGCGTCCAGGTCGAGCCGCGGCTGCCCGACGCGCTGGAGGCCGCGATCACGCTCGCCGAGGAAGAGGGCGAGTTCGCGGGCGGCGGTGTGCTCGTCACCGGTTCCGTGATCACCGTCGGCGAGGCCCGACTGCTCCTGGGGAAGGGCTGAGACCCGTGCGTACGCTCTGTTCTTCGACCCTGATCGGCGAGTTCTTCGTCATCGGGTTCGCCGCTCTGGTCGCCATGAAGGATCCCGATCTGTCCATGGCGACGGTGTGGACGGTCAGCGGTGTCGCGATGTTCCTGTGTCTGGTGCTGTGCGGACTGGTGACGCGCCCCGGCGGGGTCGTGCTCGGCTGGGCGCTGCAGCTCGCGCTCATCGCGTCGGGCTTCGTCGTGCCGATCATGTTCTTCCTGGGCGCGATCTTCGCGGCCCTGTGGTGGGCGTCCGTGCACTACGGGCGGAAGGTGGACGAGGCGAAGGCGAGATTCGCGGCCCAGGCGGGCCCCTCGGGCTCCTCCACACCTGACGCTGCGTAACGAGCGGCCCGACACGCCGGGTAATCTCGTCTTTCCGTAAAACCTTGACGCTTAAGGAGCCCGTCGTGACTCAGCGCACCCTCGTCCTGCTCAAGCCCGACGCCGTCCGTCGTGGCCTGACCGGCGAGATCATCGGCCGCATCGAGCGCAAGGCGGGCTGGCGGATCACCGCGCTGGAGCTGCGCACCCTGGACCAGGACACGCTGGAGCAGCACTACGGCGAGCACAAGGGCAAGCCCTTCTACGAGCCGCTGGTGGAGTTCATGGCCTCCGGCCCGGTGGTGGCGCTGATCGTGGAGGGCGAGCGGGTCATCGAGGGGCTGCGCGCGCTCGCCGGCCCGACCGACCCGATCGCGGCCGCGCCCGGTTCCATCCGCGGCGACTACGGCGTCATCGTCCGCGAGAACCTGATCCACGCCTCGGACTCCGAGGAGTCCGCGGAGCGAGAAGTGAAGATCTTCTTCCCGGGTCGCGCCTAAAGCGCGAAGGGCGAGCAAAGTCCGGGAGCGGCGCTCCCGGACTTTCCTGGCATATACGTGCCGATCGAGGGAACGATCGCCCCCGAACGCCCGTCTCCACAAGCGAACCCGCACAGCATCTGCTGACATTGGCGGAGACCCTCCCGCAGTGTTCGCGAAGGCGCGTCTACGATGGAAGCCTTCACGTCACAGCACCCACCTTTGCCTACCTGAAAAGCCCTCAAAAGCTAGTGGGAAGGCCAGACGAATCCTGATGGGGAACTCAATGTCGTTCATCGGCCGTGACATGGCTGTCGACCTCGGGACCGCCAACACGCTGGTGTACGTCAGGGGTCGCGGGATCGTACTCAACGAACCGTCCGTCGTCGCGATCAACACCAACACCGGTGGCATCCTCGCGGTCGGGGCCGAAGCGAAGAAGATGATCGGGCGCACGCCCGGCAACATCGTTGCCGTTCGTCCTTTGAAGGACGGCGTGATCGCCGACTTCGAGATCACCGAGCG of the Streptomyces koelreuteriae genome contains:
- the ndk gene encoding nucleoside-diphosphate kinase; the encoded protein is MTQRTLVLLKPDAVRRGLTGEIIGRIERKAGWRITALELRTLDQDTLEQHYGEHKGKPFYEPLVEFMASGPVVALIVEGERVIEGLRALAGPTDPIAAAPGSIRGDYGVIVRENLIHASDSEESAEREVKIFFPGRA
- a CDS encoding DUF4233 domain-containing protein translates to MRTLCSSTLIGEFFVIGFAALVAMKDPDLSMATVWTVSGVAMFLCLVLCGLVTRPGGVVLGWALQLALIASGFVVPIMFFLGAIFAALWWASVHYGRKVDEAKARFAAQAGPSGSSTPDAA